One genomic region from Salipiger sp. CCB-MM3 encodes:
- a CDS encoding chemotaxis protein CheA, with amino-acid sequence MSGNSIRDTFFEECEELLEALVEGLSSMEQDPDDMDVVNAVFRAVHSIKGGAGAFALDRLVSFAHTFETVMDKVRSHELKVTEELMHLFHRSGDQLADLVEAARDEREPNAESEATILKELDSYLGEADKDDSFSFDAVTLAFEAAPLDLAEPSEAVPDAESEGASLRRFRIHFKPMPALYANGHEPLLLFDALAELGEVQVTADLSGLPEFDAFDPNGAVMSWSILLETAEPETVLHEIFEFVESLCDLDIRETDGEMPDTPTPVQSSAPSEAGPAAPPAPDARNIPADAPEARLAEARGEARGPRPTLRVDLERVDRLINTVGELIINQAMISQRIEELELPAVAHLTNELEAYKLLARDIQEGVMAIRAQPVKPLFQRMSRIVREAAEATGKKARLVTVGDSTEVDKTVIERLADPLTHMVRNAVDHGLEKADRRAEAGKEAVGTIRLSASHRSGSVFIEIADDGAGLNRARILEKAIEKGLIAPEAELSEAEIDNLLFLPGFSTASEVSNLSGRGVGMDVVKNAVAALGGRVSIASTPGAGTTFTIVLPLTLAVMDGFVISVADQTMVIPIASIIETIRPSQRDLHAVGTKGVVILVRGAYVPVVDVAFNLGLAATRKAAGEGVLLLVSTESQGLTALRVEAIHDQRQVVIKSLESNYAAIPGVSAATILGDGKIALILDPEEVVKLQPAAPYFPAITPPKLELRHA; translated from the coding sequence ATGTCGGGAAATTCGATCCGCGATACGTTCTTCGAGGAATGCGAGGAACTGCTCGAAGCGCTGGTGGAAGGGCTCTCCTCCATGGAGCAGGACCCGGATGACATGGATGTGGTCAATGCCGTCTTCCGCGCCGTGCACTCAATCAAGGGCGGCGCCGGGGCCTTCGCCCTCGACCGGTTGGTCAGCTTTGCGCACACCTTCGAGACGGTGATGGACAAGGTCCGCAGCCACGAGCTCAAAGTCACCGAAGAGCTGATGCATCTCTTCCACCGCTCTGGCGATCAGCTTGCCGATCTGGTCGAGGCGGCGCGCGACGAGCGCGAGCCCAATGCCGAGTCCGAGGCCACGATCCTCAAGGAGTTGGACAGCTACCTCGGCGAGGCCGACAAGGACGACAGCTTCAGCTTCGACGCCGTGACCCTCGCGTTCGAAGCAGCGCCGCTCGACCTCGCCGAGCCGTCCGAGGCGGTGCCCGACGCTGAGAGCGAGGGCGCGTCCCTGCGCCGCTTCCGGATCCACTTCAAGCCAATGCCGGCCCTCTACGCCAATGGCCACGAACCATTGCTGCTCTTTGACGCGCTGGCCGAGCTTGGCGAGGTACAGGTCACGGCGGACCTCTCGGGCCTGCCCGAATTCGACGCCTTCGATCCCAATGGCGCGGTGATGTCCTGGTCCATTCTGCTCGAAACCGCCGAGCCCGAGACGGTGCTCCACGAAATCTTCGAGTTTGTGGAATCCCTATGCGATCTCGACATCCGCGAGACTGACGGCGAAATGCCCGACACCCCCACGCCCGTCCAGTCCAGCGCTCCGTCCGAGGCTGGCCCAGCAGCTCCGCCCGCGCCGGATGCCCGCAACATCCCCGCAGACGCCCCCGAAGCACGGCTGGCCGAGGCGCGTGGCGAGGCGCGCGGACCAAGGCCCACGCTGCGGGTCGATCTCGAACGCGTCGACCGGCTGATCAACACCGTGGGCGAGCTAATCATCAATCAGGCAATGATCTCCCAGCGCATCGAAGAACTGGAACTGCCAGCAGTGGCGCATCTGACCAACGAGTTGGAAGCCTACAAGCTGCTGGCCCGCGACATTCAGGAAGGAGTGATGGCGATCCGCGCTCAGCCGGTGAAGCCGCTTTTCCAGCGCATGTCGCGCATTGTGCGCGAAGCTGCGGAGGCTACGGGCAAGAAGGCCCGGCTGGTGACCGTCGGCGATTCCACCGAAGTCGACAAGACCGTGATCGAAAGGCTCGCCGACCCGCTCACGCATATGGTGCGGAACGCGGTTGATCACGGGCTGGAAAAGGCCGACCGACGTGCAGAGGCGGGCAAAGAAGCGGTGGGTACCATCCGGCTCTCCGCGTCGCACCGATCGGGCAGCGTCTTCATAGAAATCGCCGACGATGGCGCAGGGCTCAATCGCGCCCGAATCCTCGAAAAGGCGATCGAGAAAGGGCTCATCGCGCCCGAGGCTGAATTGTCCGAAGCAGAGATCGACAACCTCCTCTTCCTGCCCGGCTTCTCCACCGCAAGCGAGGTTTCGAACCTCTCGGGGCGCGGCGTCGGAATGGACGTGGTGAAAAACGCGGTCGCTGCGCTCGGCGGACGGGTATCAATAGCCTCCACGCCGGGTGCGGGTACCACATTCACCATCGTTCTTCCCCTCACGCTGGCAGTTATGGACGGCTTCGTGATCTCCGTCGCCGATCAAACGATGGTCATCCCAATCGCCTCGATCATCGAAACCATCCGCCCAAGTCAGCGCGACTTGCACGCTGTCGGGACCAAGGGCGTGGTGATCCTTGTCCGTGGCGCCTATGTGCCTGTGGTCGATGTGGCGTTTAACCTCGGCCTCGCAGCCACGCGAAAAGCCGCGGGGGAAGGGGTACTGCTGCTTGTCAGCACCGAAAGCCAAGGCCTCACCGCGCTGAGGGTCGAGGCGATCCACGACCAGCGGCAAGTCGTCATAAAGAGCCTTGAGAGTAACTACGCCGCGATCCCCGGCGTTTCGGCCGCGACGATCCTCGGCGACGGCAAGATCGCCCTGATCCTCGACCCTGAAGAAGTGGTCAAATTGCAGCCCGCCGCCCCCTATTTCCCCGCGATCACCCCCCCGAAACTGGAGCTTCGCCATGCTTGA
- a CDS encoding CheR family methyltransferase: MSLAAAAEMPEEFSFSDADFEALAQLARAEFGLSLAVSKKPLVYSRLARRLRARGLSSFREYMALVDRADEADERLELVSALTTNVTSFFREKHHFDTLRDVLLPELAKQNRIRIWSAGCSSGPEPFSIAMTLLDGLQSLPADLRILATDIDPAILRRARRGSYLREDCAAVPSSFQSRWLIPTPGEPEQVEISQDLKRLISFAELNLICDWPFKGPFDAIFCRNVAIYFDQDTQQRLWTRFATMLRAGGFLFIGHSERLSGPATNEFATAGVTTYRKRALPAPTQLT, translated from the coding sequence ATGAGCCTCGCCGCGGCTGCCGAAATGCCGGAGGAGTTCTCTTTCTCCGACGCGGATTTCGAAGCGCTGGCACAACTTGCGCGGGCGGAATTTGGCCTCAGCCTCGCGGTCAGCAAGAAGCCATTGGTCTATTCTCGCCTCGCGCGGCGGCTGCGGGCACGTGGCTTGTCCTCATTTCGCGAGTATATGGCTCTTGTCGACCGCGCAGATGAGGCCGACGAACGGCTCGAACTTGTCTCGGCGCTCACCACCAATGTGACCAGCTTTTTCCGCGAGAAACATCATTTCGACACGCTGCGCGACGTGCTGCTCCCGGAACTCGCCAAACAGAACCGCATCCGCATTTGGTCAGCTGGCTGTTCCTCGGGGCCCGAACCTTTCTCAATCGCGATGACGCTGCTGGACGGGCTCCAATCGCTCCCTGCAGATCTACGAATTCTGGCCACCGACATCGATCCAGCAATTTTGCGCCGCGCACGGCGGGGCAGTTACCTGCGCGAAGATTGCGCGGCGGTGCCCAGCTCCTTTCAGAGCCGTTGGTTGATACCCACGCCCGGCGAGCCCGAGCAGGTCGAGATCAGTCAGGACCTGAAACGTTTGATCAGCTTTGCCGAACTCAACCTCATCTGCGACTGGCCATTCAAAGGACCCTTCGATGCGATCTTCTGCCGAAACGTCGCAATCTATTTCGATCAGGACACTCAACAGCGCCTCTGGACCCGATTTGCCACCATGCTGCGCGCGGGAGGGTTTCTGTTCATTGGCCACTCGGAACGGCTTTCCGGCCCTGCCACCAATGAGTTCGCGACCGCTGGCGTGACCACTTATCGCAAGCGCGCGCTGCCCGCACCGACGCAGCTGACTTAG
- a CDS encoding chemotaxis protein CheW: MLDADEGPTETQFEFITFSAGNQSFCLEIMQIREIRRWTPVTKLPHTPDDVLGVMNLRGAVIPIFDLSARFGLGETPDNERNVVIVAAAGGTTIGLLVESVSEILSVAKSSIQETPDMKSDAARQAILGVISVGETMVRVVNLDAVLDQDGGAAA, from the coding sequence ATGCTTGACGCCGACGAGGGACCGACTGAGACGCAGTTCGAATTCATCACATTTTCTGCTGGAAACCAGAGTTTCTGTCTCGAGATCATGCAAATCCGCGAGATCCGCCGCTGGACCCCGGTCACCAAACTGCCGCACACGCCCGATGATGTGCTCGGCGTGATGAACTTGCGCGGCGCGGTCATCCCAATCTTTGACCTCTCCGCCCGCTTCGGGCTTGGCGAGACCCCGGACAATGAGCGCAATGTGGTCATCGTCGCGGCGGCGGGCGGCACAACGATCGGCCTGCTGGTGGAATCCGTCTCCGAGATCCTGTCGGTGGCAAAATCCTCGATACAGGAAACGCCGGACATGAAATCCGACGCCGCCAGACAAGCCATTCTCGGCGTGATTTCCGTCGGCGAAACCATGGTCCGTGTGGTCAATCTCGACGCGGTACTCGACCAAGACGGGGGGGCCGCCGCATGA
- the dnaE gene encoding DNA polymerase III subunit alpha translates to MSDPRFIHLRVHTEYSLLEGAVRLKKLPGLCEAMEMPAVAVTDTNNLFSALEFSVTASGAGVQPIIGCQVDLRYVEPVPGEKPKSPAPIVLLAQNERGYENLMKLNSCLYLRGDGQEAHVTLEELETYGAGLICLSGGPDGPIGRHLRENHRAAAQTLLTRLHQIYDDRLYVELQRHPGENGLPPEERIAERGHVEMAYEMGLPLVATNDVYFPKAEMYEAHDALICISEGAYVDQQEPRRRLTSQHYLKSPQEMATLFADLPEAIENTVEIAKRCAFMAYRRDPILPKFADDEVEELRRQANEGLQARLAVIPHAVSVEEYQKRLDFELGIIEGMGFPGYFLIVADFIKWSKDNDIPIGPGRGSGAGSLVAYALTITDLDPLRYSLLFERFLNPERVSMPDFDIDFCMDRREETIRYVQEKYGRDKVGQIITFGALLSKAAVRDVGRVLQMPYGQVDRLSKMIPVEGVKPVSIEKALQDEPRLREEARNEEVVDRLLTYGQQVEGLLRNASTHAAGVVIGDRPLDQLVPLYQDPRSDMPATQFNMKWVEQAGLVKFDFLGLKTLTVIQNAVNLILKSGRPIHVAADGAELYDPPEGAENQMNLIPLDDEKTYELYSAAKTVAVFQVESSGMMDALKRMKPTCIEDIVALVALYRPGPMENIPVYCEVKNGLREITSVHPSIDHILAETQGIIVYQEQVMQIAQEMAGYSLGGADLLRRAMGKKIKEAMDAERPKFEKGAAENGVDKKKATEVFDLLEKFANYGFNKSHAAAYAVVSYQTAWLKANHPVEFMAGVMNCDIHLTDKLAVYFDETKNGLKLPYVPPCINRSQASFDVVEGELVYALGALKNVGLDAMRLVVEGRGDTPFTTLFDVARRVDLKRVGKRPMEMMARAGVFDQLDKNRRRVFDSLDALVAYSAAIHEQKASAQVSLFGEAGDDLPEPRLSPVPDWLPAERLSEEFKAIGFYLSGHPLDDYMPALKRRDVMTLEEATNKARGGPCIAKLAGVVAGRQERKSAKGNRFAFAQLSDPTGAYEVTLFSETLEKSREFLETGSKVVITVEATMESDQLKLLARSVGPVEQVVAGAGATGLKIWIEGAGAINQIASVLSRAAEQMPKAGRGPIRLCLADNGLPGEVEMDLQQDFPVTPEIKGAVKSLGGVLAVEDF, encoded by the coding sequence ATGAGCGATCCCCGATTCATCCACCTCCGCGTCCATACCGAATACTCCCTGCTTGAAGGGGCCGTGCGGCTGAAGAAGCTGCCGGGCCTCTGCGAGGCCATGGAAATGCCCGCCGTGGCGGTGACGGACACCAACAACCTCTTTTCGGCGCTGGAGTTTTCGGTGACCGCCAGCGGCGCTGGCGTGCAGCCGATCATCGGCTGTCAGGTCGATCTGCGCTATGTCGAGCCGGTTCCGGGTGAAAAGCCCAAGAGCCCCGCCCCCATCGTGCTGCTGGCGCAGAACGAGCGCGGCTACGAGAACCTGATGAAGCTCAACTCCTGCCTCTACCTGCGCGGCGACGGGCAGGAGGCGCATGTGACGCTGGAGGAGCTCGAGACCTATGGCGCGGGGCTGATCTGCCTTTCGGGTGGCCCCGACGGCCCCATTGGCCGTCACCTGCGCGAGAACCACCGCGCCGCGGCGCAGACGCTGCTGACCCGGCTGCATCAGATTTACGACGACCGGCTTTATGTGGAGTTGCAGCGCCACCCCGGAGAGAACGGCCTGCCGCCAGAGGAACGCATCGCCGAGCGCGGCCATGTGGAGATGGCCTATGAGATGGGCCTGCCGCTGGTCGCCACCAACGACGTCTATTTCCCCAAGGCCGAGATGTATGAGGCGCATGACGCGCTGATCTGTATTTCCGAGGGGGCCTATGTCGACCAGCAAGAGCCGCGCCGCCGCCTGACGTCGCAGCACTACCTCAAGAGCCCGCAGGAGATGGCGACGCTTTTCGCCGACCTGCCCGAGGCCATCGAGAACACCGTCGAGATCGCCAAGCGCTGCGCCTTCATGGCCTATCGCCGCGATCCGATCTTGCCGAAGTTCGCCGACGACGAGGTCGAGGAACTGCGGCGGCAGGCCAATGAGGGCCTGCAGGCGCGTCTGGCGGTGATCCCGCATGCGGTCTCGGTCGAGGAATACCAGAAGCGGCTCGACTTCGAGCTTGGCATCATCGAGGGCATGGGCTTTCCCGGCTACTTCCTGATCGTTGCCGACTTCATCAAATGGTCCAAGGACAACGACATTCCCATCGGTCCGGGCCGCGGCTCGGGCGCGGGCTCGCTGGTTGCCTATGCGCTGACCATCACCGACCTCGACCCGCTGCGCTACTCGCTGCTGTTCGAGCGCTTCCTCAACCCCGAACGTGTGTCGATGCCCGACTTCGACATCGACTTCTGCATGGACCGGCGCGAGGAAACGATCCGCTACGTGCAGGAGAAATACGGGCGCGACAAAGTGGGGCAGATCATCACCTTCGGCGCGCTGCTGTCCAAGGCCGCCGTGCGCGACGTGGGCCGGGTGCTGCAGATGCCCTATGGGCAGGTCGACCGGCTGTCGAAGATGATCCCCGTAGAGGGCGTCAAACCCGTCTCTATCGAGAAGGCGCTGCAGGATGAGCCGCGGCTGCGTGAAGAGGCCCGCAACGAAGAGGTCGTCGACCGGCTGCTGACCTATGGCCAGCAGGTCGAGGGGCTGCTGCGGAACGCCTCGACCCACGCCGCGGGCGTGGTGATCGGCGACCGGCCGCTGGATCAGCTGGTGCCGCTCTATCAGGATCCGCGCTCGGACATGCCTGCCACCCAGTTCAACATGAAATGGGTGGAACAGGCGGGTCTGGTGAAGTTCGACTTCCTTGGCCTCAAGACGCTGACGGTGATCCAAAACGCGGTGAACCTGATCCTGAAGTCGGGGCGCCCGATCCATGTCGCCGCCGATGGCGCAGAGCTTTACGATCCGCCCGAGGGCGCGGAAAACCAGATGAACCTCATCCCGCTGGATGACGAGAAGACTTACGAGCTCTACTCGGCGGCCAAGACGGTGGCGGTGTTCCAGGTGGAAAGCTCGGGCATGATGGATGCCCTCAAGCGCATGAAGCCCACCTGTATCGAGGACATCGTGGCGCTCGTGGCGCTCTACCGCCCCGGCCCGATGGAGAACATCCCGGTCTATTGCGAAGTCAAGAACGGGCTGCGCGAGATCACCTCGGTGCACCCTTCGATCGACCACATCCTTGCCGAGACGCAGGGCATCATCGTCTATCAGGAACAGGTGATGCAGATCGCGCAGGAGATGGCGGGCTACTCGCTCGGCGGCGCCGACCTGCTGCGCCGCGCCATGGGCAAGAAGATCAAGGAGGCGATGGACGCCGAGCGTCCGAAATTCGAGAAGGGCGCGGCTGAGAACGGCGTCGACAAGAAGAAGGCCACCGAGGTCTTCGACCTTCTGGAGAAATTCGCCAACTACGGTTTCAACAAATCGCACGCGGCGGCCTATGCGGTGGTGTCCTACCAGACCGCTTGGCTGAAGGCGAACCACCCGGTGGAGTTCATGGCAGGCGTCATGAACTGCGATATCCACCTCACCGACAAGCTCGCCGTCTATTTCGACGAGACGAAGAACGGGCTGAAGCTGCCCTATGTGCCGCCCTGCATCAACCGCTCGCAGGCGAGCTTCGACGTGGTCGAGGGCGAGCTGGTCTATGCGCTTGGCGCGCTGAAGAACGTCGGCCTTGATGCCATGCGGCTGGTGGTCGAGGGGCGCGGCGATACCCCCTTCACCACGCTCTTTGACGTGGCGCGGCGGGTCGATCTGAAGCGCGTCGGCAAGCGCCCGATGGAGATGATGGCGCGCGCCGGTGTCTTCGATCAGCTCGACAAGAACCGCCGCCGGGTGTTCGACAGTCTCGATGCGCTGGTCGCCTATTCTGCCGCGATCCACGAGCAGAAGGCGTCGGCGCAGGTCTCGCTGTTCGGCGAGGCCGGGGATGACCTGCCGGAGCCGCGGCTTTCGCCGGTGCCCGACTGGCTGCCCGCAGAGCGGCTGTCGGAAGAGTTCAAGGCCATCGGCTTTTACCTCTCGGGCCACCCTCTTGACGATTACATGCCCGCGCTGAAGCGGCGCGACGTGATGACCCTCGAGGAGGCGACCAACAAGGCGCGCGGCGGTCCGTGCATCGCCAAGCTGGCGGGCGTCGTCGCCGGGCGGCAGGAGCGCAAATCGGCCAAGGGCAACCGCTTTGCCTTTGCGCAGTTGTCGGATCCCACGGGCGCCTATGAGGTGACGCTGTTCTCTGAGACGCTGGAGAAGAGCCGCGAGTTTCTCGAGACCGGCTCGAAGGTGGTGATCACCGTCGAGGCCACGATGGAGAGCGACCAGCTCAAGCTGCTGGCGCGCTCGGTGGGGCCGGTCGAGCAGGTGGTTGCGGGCGCAGGGGCGACTGGGCTGAAGATCTGGATCGAGGGCGCGGGCGCAATCAACCAGATCGCTTCGGTGCTGAGCCGCGCCGCCGAACAGATGCCCAAGGCCGGGCGCGGGCCGATCCGGCTCTGCCTTGCCGACAACGGGCTGCCCGGCGAGGTCGAGATGGACCTGCAGCAGGACTTCCCGGTGACGCCCGAGATCAAGGGCGCGGTGAAATCACTGGGCGGGGTGCTGGCGGTCGAGGACTTCTGA
- a CDS encoding response regulator, whose protein sequence is MTTKVLAIDDSRTIRNLLRVSLEGAGFEFYSACDGVEGVEQFSEVEPDVVITDINMPNLDGFGVIEELRNGPNRTTVPIIVLTTESGADLKARARSAGATGWIVKPFDDASLVSVLRRLTGHMA, encoded by the coding sequence ATGACGACCAAGGTCCTTGCGATCGACGACTCCCGCACGATCCGCAACTTGCTGCGCGTCTCGCTCGAAGGCGCGGGCTTCGAGTTCTATTCGGCCTGTGACGGCGTCGAAGGGGTCGAACAATTCTCCGAAGTCGAACCCGACGTGGTGATCACCGACATCAACATGCCCAATCTCGACGGGTTCGGGGTGATCGAAGAGCTGCGCAATGGCCCTAACCGCACCACCGTCCCGATCATCGTGCTGACCACCGAAAGCGGTGCCGATCTCAAGGCGCGGGCGCGCAGCGCAGGGGCGACCGGCTGGATCGTGAAACCTTTCGACGATGCGTCGCTGGTGTCGGTTCTGCGCCGGCTCACCGGGCATATGGCGTAG
- a CDS encoding response regulator: protein MSLKDSLRIMVVDDMATSRGLITQALDEIGISNYITENDGSKALARLAASPVHLVLSDFNMPNMDGLGLLKAVRQNRATQKIGFILVTGKPTPDMVTQAKQLGLNNMIKKPFTSIAMKQCIESVVGRL from the coding sequence ATGAGTTTGAAGGATTCGCTGCGGATCATGGTGGTGGACGATATGGCCACAAGCCGCGGCCTCATCACCCAAGCCCTCGACGAGATTGGGATCAGCAATTACATCACCGAAAACGATGGCAGCAAGGCACTTGCCCGGCTCGCAGCGAGTCCTGTGCACTTGGTGCTTTCCGATTTCAATATGCCCAATATGGATGGACTTGGCCTGCTCAAAGCGGTGCGCCAGAACCGTGCGACCCAGAAAATCGGCTTCATTCTGGTGACCGGCAAACCAACCCCGGACATGGTGACGCAGGCCAAACAGTTGGGGCTCAACAATATGATAAAGAAGCCTTTTACGTCCATAGCCATGAAGCAATGCATCGAAAGCGTGGTGGGGCGGCTCTGA
- a CDS encoding chemotaxis protein — translation MTSVSVPLTAHEATWLLSREIRRLQQRLERLEHGMEHLYSDSADARLGSVAITAFQELDVLAQSTEALAGYVERLARQLDSETTLDLQDALSRIPLRELAGRLGGTKNEALTPNAPEMF, via the coding sequence ATGACCAGTGTCAGCGTTCCCCTCACCGCCCATGAGGCGACATGGCTTCTGTCACGGGAAATTCGCCGCCTGCAGCAACGGCTCGAGCGTCTCGAGCATGGGATGGAGCATCTCTATTCCGACAGTGCGGATGCGCGTCTCGGCTCCGTTGCGATCACCGCCTTTCAAGAGCTGGACGTGCTTGCGCAATCGACTGAGGCTTTGGCGGGCTATGTCGAACGGCTTGCTCGCCAGCTGGACAGTGAAACGACACTCGATCTTCAGGACGCGCTGAGCCGCATTCCCCTGCGCGAACTTGCAGGGAGGCTTGGCGGCACAAAGAACGAAGCACTGACGCCCAATGCTCCGGAAATGTTCTGA
- a CDS encoding thiamine pyrophosphate-dependent enzyme, with amino-acid sequence MTRNGGELVVECLMALGATRAFGVPGESYLAVLDAMHDTGGKLDFVLCRQEGGAAFMAAAHGKLTGSPGICMVTRGPGATNASIGVHTAMQDSVPMILLVGQVATDMKEREAFQELDYRAVFGPMAKWATEIEQVERIPEILSRAWITATTGRPGPVVVALPEDVLMAQTDTPALSGSAKVFPAEPSADAMAETMSLLQQAQRPLIVLGGAHWDGPSRAALQGFAEASDIPIITSFRYQDQVDSASPCFCGDAGVGMTAGVKALLRDADVILALGTRFGENMTDGYTLLEVPEPRQKVIHVHGSDREIGKVYQPVLGIHADPGRFVQALPAHVSGKWTAWRSEARAAYLAFIDKAPAQPGPVDMVAVCRHMREVLGTDLVLTNGAGNFTVWPTRFFRFRPGMRMLSPQSGAMGYGVPAAVAAKLARPESTVICFAGDGDFQMTGQELSAARQAGAAVIVLVLNNGTYGTIRAHQEREFPERVSGTSIVNPDFAALGRAYGLHGERVSSTEDFAAAFERARAAPHGAVVELEIAAEALTPYRTLSEIRAGGLAAKA; translated from the coding sequence ATGACGCGGAACGGTGGAGAACTGGTGGTGGAATGCCTGATGGCGCTGGGGGCGACACGCGCCTTCGGGGTGCCGGGGGAGAGCTATCTGGCGGTGCTCGACGCGATGCATGACACCGGCGGCAAGCTCGATTTCGTGCTCTGCCGACAGGAGGGGGGCGCGGCCTTCATGGCGGCGGCGCATGGCAAGCTCACGGGCAGCCCGGGCATCTGCATGGTCACCCGTGGTCCCGGCGCGACCAATGCCTCGATCGGCGTGCATACGGCGATGCAGGACAGCGTGCCGATGATCCTGCTGGTGGGGCAGGTGGCGACGGACATGAAGGAGCGCGAGGCGTTTCAGGAACTGGACTATCGCGCGGTCTTTGGCCCGATGGCGAAATGGGCGACCGAGATCGAACAGGTTGAACGTATTCCCGAAATTCTCTCCCGCGCATGGATCACGGCGACCACCGGGCGCCCCGGGCCGGTGGTCGTGGCGCTGCCCGAGGATGTGCTCATGGCGCAGACCGACACGCCCGCGCTGAGCGGCTCGGCCAAGGTCTTTCCTGCCGAGCCTTCGGCGGACGCGATGGCTGAAACCATGTCGTTGCTGCAACAGGCCCAGCGGCCGCTCATCGTGCTTGGGGGCGCGCATTGGGATGGTCCCTCGCGCGCCGCGCTGCAGGGCTTTGCCGAGGCCTCCGACATCCCGATCATCACCTCTTTCCGCTATCAGGATCAGGTCGACAGCGCCTCGCCCTGCTTCTGCGGCGATGCAGGCGTGGGTATGACCGCCGGGGTCAAGGCGCTGCTGCGCGACGCCGATGTGATCCTCGCACTGGGCACGCGCTTCGGCGAGAATATGACCGATGGCTACACGCTGCTCGAGGTGCCCGAGCCGCGGCAGAAGGTCATCCATGTGCACGGCTCGGACCGCGAGATTGGTAAGGTTTATCAGCCGGTTCTGGGCATTCATGCCGATCCCGGCCGTTTCGTGCAGGCGCTGCCCGCGCATGTTTCGGGCAAATGGACCGCTTGGCGGTCCGAGGCGCGCGCGGCCTATCTCGCCTTCATCGACAAAGCACCGGCGCAGCCCGGACCGGTCGATATGGTGGCCGTCTGCCGCCACATGCGCGAGGTCTTGGGGACCGATCTGGTGCTGACCAATGGCGCGGGCAATTTCACCGTCTGGCCGACCCGCTTCTTCAGGTTCCGTCCGGGGATGCGGATGTTGTCGCCGCAGTCGGGGGCCATGGGCTACGGCGTGCCTGCGGCGGTGGCGGCAAAGCTGGCGCGGCCCGAATCCACGGTGATCTGCTTTGCCGGGGACGGCGATTTCCAGATGACCGGCCAAGAGCTTTCGGCGGCCCGTCAGGCCGGGGCTGCGGTGATCGTGCTGGTGCTCAACAATGGCACCTATGGGACGATCCGCGCCCATCAGGAGCGCGAATTCCCCGAGCGGGTCAGCGGCACTTCGATCGTCAATCCCGATTTCGCGGCGCTCGGGCGGGCCTACGGTCTGCATGGTGAGCGGGTGAGCAGCACCGAAGATTTCGCCGCCGCCTTCGAGCGCGCCCGCGCCGCGCCGCATGGGGCCGTTGTGGAACTGGAGATCGCCGCCGAAGCGCTGACTCCCTATCGTACGCTCAGCGAAATCCGTGCCGGGGGGCTGGCCGCCAAAGCCTGA
- a CDS encoding SlyX family protein, translating into MSQELESLQERIAHLLRAVDDLSETVARQDKDIALLQYRVQMLLEREAERETDGGGGVVIGDERPPHY; encoded by the coding sequence ATGTCGCAAGAACTGGAAAGCCTGCAGGAACGCATCGCGCATCTTCTGCGCGCGGTGGATGATCTGTCCGAGACCGTGGCGCGGCAGGACAAGGACATCGCCCTGCTGCAATATCGGGTGCAGATGCTGCTCGAACGCGAGGCCGAGCGCGAGACCGACGGTGGCGGCGGCGTGGTCATCGGCGACGAAAGGCCGCCGCACTACTAA